One segment of Nostoc piscinale CENA21 DNA contains the following:
- a CDS encoding class I SAM-dependent methyltransferase: MAELHQMGIDAVACDIVFNFDATTLQAKGQADLAHVMERLADVTHNYNWDFYQNIAKLTEYRQSALDKFLADYPNGRQAGRYIHTVLPKLPFGDRSFDLVLSANLLFLYSDCLDYAFHWQTILELYRVCSQEVRIYPLQGKDAQKYPLLDNLLNDLNHAGISAEVVNVPWEFLKGSNQMLRLWRCGSQK; this comes from the coding sequence GTGGCGGAACTGCATCAAATGGGTATTGATGCTGTTGCTTGTGACATTGTGTTCAATTTCGATGCAACAACTTTGCAAGCTAAAGGACAAGCCGATTTAGCTCATGTTATGGAAAGATTGGCTGATGTCACCCATAACTATAATTGGGACTTTTATCAAAATATTGCCAAGTTAACTGAATATCGCCAAAGTGCATTAGACAAATTTTTGGCAGATTATCCCAATGGTCGCCAAGCAGGACGCTATATTCACACTGTATTACCAAAATTGCCCTTTGGCGATCGCAGCTTTGATTTAGTATTAAGTGCTAATTTGTTGTTTCTCTATAGTGACTGCTTGGATTATGCTTTTCATTGGCAAACAATTTTAGAACTTTATCGAGTTTGCTCTCAAGAAGTCAGAATTTATCCATTACAGGGTAAAGATGCTCAAAAATATCCTTTGTTAGATAATTTACTTAATGATTTAAATCATGCGGGAATTTCCGCAGAAGTTGTCAATGTACCTTGGGAATTTCTCAAAGGTAGCAATCAAATGTTGCGTTTGTGGCGGTGCGGAAGTCAAAAGTAA